The Fusibacter sp. A1 DNA segment ATGAGACCTTCTTGTTGAGGTTGTTCTTTTTTCAATCATCAGCGGAAGGTTGAGTAAAAATTATACAATAATAGGTTTTTTATCTATATCAAGAACAAGCTCAAGTGTGTTAATGCAACGCCAGTGATTTTTTTATCAAGATATATTATAGTATACCAATTTTACCAACAATTACATCGGTTGATATAGAAATTATAGAAAGTTATAGAATTTCTGATTTGTAGGGATGAGGTATTAACTCTGTTTTAGTCAAAAGAACCTTATCATAATAAGGTTCTTTGGATATGATATTATTACTGTCCCCAAAAGTTAATTATTATGATCTTGTAAAGCTGTTACTAAATAATATTTTACTTTTATTAGTAGTAAGATTAAAAATGCAGAAACAGAACACTCTATCTACTTGAGTATTTTACCAAACAAGCACTTTGAAGAGTCTTCGGATTAAAAAGCCAGAGGATGGATGCAAAGATTTCTCGAAATAAAATATAAATGCTTTTTAGCATGTTATTGCTATGGGTAAAATATTTGTGACATGGTCATATACCAAAGATAGTAATGATGCTAGTATAAAAAGTAGGCACTAAGTTAAATGTTGCAACTCAAGTATGAATTATAGCAACTTATGTATTTTGAGTAGAGAATTAAAAGAAAACATATTATTATAATAACAAAGGAGGGATTTAGTGAAAGTTACTATTATAGAAGAAGCAAATACACAAACAGAAATTATTATAAAATGTAACTCTATTGATGATGAGATTCTTTCATTAGTTGAAAAACTTAAAAAGTTCAAAGAAAAAATCCTGGTATACAATGATAAAATGCAGACTTTATTAGTTCCAATTAAAGATATTTTATATTGTGAGTACGTAGATAGAACTGTATATTTATATACAATAGACAAAATATACATAACTAATGATTCACTAAATGATCTTGAGGAAAGTAAATTATCAGAGGATTTTTTTAGATGTTCAAAGAGCTTTATTATAAATATATGCCATATACAGTCATTTAAAAGTGATTTAAGTGGAAGATTAATTGCAACACTTACAAGTGAAGAAAAAATTTGTATATCTAGACATTATTCAAAAAAATTCAAAGAGAAATTATATCAGATGAGGTGATAAAAATGAGTTTATTTAAAAAGATTTACCTATGGGGATTTGATTCGAAACTTTATACAGGATTATATTTTATGATTTTTATGATTTATATAGGTGGTATTAAATATTTCTCAACAAGTACCACATCAATAGAATTATCTACAATGCTAGAAGTATGGATTGTTTGTATAATTATTTCGTTTTCACAAACTATATTTTTGAACAATTACTTTGATTCAAAAGAAGATATTGAATTATTTAAGTGCTTAATGTGGATAATTGGTTCACTAATCGTAATACTGATAGTATCTATTTATGGAAAATGGTTTGAAAAGACATGGACCTATGCAGTATTTACAACACTTGTGTTATTGTCACTAAGTTCGGTTTTATTAGGACTAATATTTGACGCAGAGTATAGTACTACAAAAT contains these protein-coding regions:
- a CDS encoding LytTR family DNA-binding domain-containing protein — encoded protein: MKVTIIEEANTQTEIIIKCNSIDDEILSLVEKLKKFKEKILVYNDKMQTLLVPIKDILYCEYVDRTVYLYTIDKIYITNDSLNDLEESKLSEDFFRCSKSFIINICHIQSFKSDLSGRLIATLTSEEKICISRHYSKKFKEKLYQMR